One part of the Pseudomonadota bacterium genome encodes these proteins:
- a CDS encoding heme exporter protein CcmB, producing MIEWLRVLLVLLQKEARLELRGKEILTLLLCNAILMSALVGAGISSAMLDRLNTTRVFPMLLWLIFLLTTTASVVRAYEQELENRGFEGLLLAGVTGSQIYVAKVISMTFLFFCNIILLSVVLAAALDQQLSTILLPLALLGLCSASALAALIVVLAAVASTSRMRGVLLPIIALPLLFPLFFAGVEMTTELVVRGAIDLTLPWPSILLCANALYFALGINLFEYAIRD from the coding sequence ATGATCGAGTGGCTGAGGGTACTACTGGTCCTACTTCAAAAAGAGGCGCGCCTAGAGTTGCGTGGCAAAGAGATCCTCACCTTGCTGCTCTGTAACGCTATTCTTATGTCGGCTCTGGTAGGAGCTGGCATTAGCTCTGCGATGCTCGATCGATTGAATACGACCAGGGTCTTCCCAATGCTACTGTGGCTTATTTTTCTCCTTACCACGACGGCCTCTGTTGTCAGAGCTTATGAGCAGGAGCTTGAAAATCGTGGCTTTGAGGGGCTGCTTCTGGCCGGAGTAACGGGGAGCCAGATTTATGTGGCTAAGGTCATTAGCATGACCTTCCTGTTTTTTTGTAACATTATACTCCTCTCCGTTGTGCTGGCAGCCGCGCTCGATCAGCAGCTAAGTACTATATTGCTGCCGCTAGCGTTGTTAGGGCTCTGTTCTGCGAGTGCCCTAGCGGCGCTGATCGTAGTTCTTGCAGCGGTAGCTAGCACCTCGCGTATGCGTGGGGTTTTGCTGCCTATTATAGCGTTACCCCTTCTTTTTCCACTATTTTTTGCAGGTGTTGAGATGACAACTGAGCTAGTTGTTAGGGGCGCAATTGATCTCACTCTCCCCTGGCCATCCATACTGCTGTGCGCCAATGCGCTCTACTTTGCTCTAGGTA
- a CDS encoding ABC transporter ATP-binding protein: MVESEPVIQVRNVSKTFGAVRVLNRLNLSFVAGEITLLLGANGAGKSTLLRILAGLARADSGSIDRTTGRIGFLSHQSFLYSRLTVAENIKLFSEVTERQQVEPILSRWGLSASAEILVGDLSRGTQARVGLARAFLASPDVLLLDEPSSNLDERGTELLLTAMRDERERAGSKLLSIVATHDLHRLRSIADRIVVLSAGEVLADTGSKATPDDIDRIVGFYREANR; the protein is encoded by the coding sequence ATGGTGGAGAGTGAGCCCGTTATTCAGGTACGTAACGTCTCAAAGACGTTCGGTGCTGTGCGAGTTCTTAATCGTCTTAATCTCTCCTTTGTAGCGGGTGAGATAACGTTGCTTCTAGGAGCTAATGGAGCTGGAAAATCAACCCTGCTCCGCATCCTGGCGGGGCTAGCCAGAGCAGATAGCGGCTCCATCGATAGGACTACGGGACGCATAGGGTTTTTATCTCATCAGTCATTCCTCTATAGCCGCCTGACCGTAGCTGAGAATATAAAGCTCTTTTCAGAGGTAACGGAGCGTCAGCAGGTTGAGCCGATTCTCTCCCGCTGGGGGCTAAGCGCTAGTGCAGAGATCTTAGTTGGAGATCTGTCGAGGGGCACACAGGCAAGAGTTGGACTAGCGCGCGCATTTCTAGCCTCACCTGACGTGCTCTTATTGGATGAGCCCTCAAGTAACTTAGATGAGCGGGGAACCGAGCTGTTACTAACTGCTATGCGAGACGAGCGAGAGCGTGCAGGTAGCAAGCTTCTATCGATCGTTGCTACGCACGATCTCCATCGATTGCGGAGCATCGCCGACCGCATAGTTGTTTTGAGCGCGGGCGAGGTGCTTGCAGATACAGGATCAAAGGCTACGCCTGATGATATCGATCGCATCGTCGGCTTTTATCGGGAGGCTAATCGATGA
- a CDS encoding heme lyase CcmF/NrfE family subunit, giving the protein MIEFGHFALCLAWLLALIGVVAGCLVGRRSHVALSHVEALRRVTIAVAISLGCALLGLGYAFLTNDYSIQYVWQYSNREMPWIYKITAIWGGMDGSMLLWCFLVAAYCAFVARASVKYPRPLLPFLYAFLNTSPLFFITVTLFFTNPFRYLRSALVMPDGNGLNPLLQNEYMAIHPPTLYLGFTGLAVPYAFCMAALASGHLSNDWIRLVRRWTLIAWTFLTAGVVLGGHWAYLELGWGGFWAWDPVENASLLPWLTATALLHSVMVQERKGMLKIWNISLVVLTYALTVFGTFLTRSGIVQSVHAFASTDIGWVFLAYLSGIILLAVVLVIYRRKELRPDRAIESFFSREAVFLLNNLVLLSICFAVLWGVMFPVFSEAFTGEKQTVGIPFFNAVNVPLFLSLVFLMGIGPTIAWKRSSLSHLLRAFTLPFLGGFLVAIALVWAGITEFYPVLSYSLCFFVLMTILGELQRGLSAQAGVTQSSTWSPSTAATLFRRQRIKYGAHIIHFGVLVMTVAITASMAHKIEREFTLGPGERFTVGRFSLELRNVREEEHANYGAVQAQVILRSLKDDSILETLRPELRFYPKNKETTTEVALRMGQREDVYLVLAGIDESGTRASLKLFINPLQVWLWYGAILMIIGGIVVAVPVPRQVMAKQREKERGLQSI; this is encoded by the coding sequence ATGATAGAGTTCGGACATTTTGCGCTTTGTTTGGCCTGGCTTTTAGCTCTAATTGGGGTCGTTGCTGGGTGCTTAGTAGGGCGGCGCTCTCATGTGGCGCTCTCGCATGTTGAAGCGTTGCGGCGCGTTACGATAGCCGTTGCGATCTCTCTCGGTTGCGCACTCTTGGGGCTCGGATACGCCTTCCTTACGAACGACTATTCCATTCAGTACGTCTGGCAGTACTCCAATCGTGAGATGCCGTGGATCTATAAGATCACCGCGATCTGGGGCGGTATGGACGGCTCTATGTTGTTGTGGTGCTTCCTCGTTGCTGCATATTGCGCCTTTGTAGCGCGCGCCTCTGTTAAGTATCCACGCCCACTTTTGCCATTTCTCTACGCATTTCTTAATACCTCACCGCTATTCTTTATAACCGTGACCCTCTTCTTTACTAATCCGTTTCGCTATCTGCGCTCTGCACTCGTAATGCCCGATGGCAACGGACTCAATCCACTGCTTCAGAATGAGTACATGGCTATTCATCCCCCTACGCTCTATCTAGGATTTACCGGATTAGCGGTTCCCTACGCCTTCTGTATGGCTGCACTCGCCTCGGGGCACCTCTCGAATGATTGGATCCGACTCGTGCGTCGCTGGACCCTGATAGCGTGGACCTTCTTAACCGCTGGGGTCGTACTGGGTGGCCACTGGGCATATCTTGAACTCGGTTGGGGTGGCTTCTGGGCATGGGACCCGGTGGAGAACGCCTCCCTGTTACCCTGGCTGACAGCAACTGCGCTACTGCACTCCGTGATGGTTCAGGAGCGCAAGGGCATGCTCAAGATCTGGAATATATCGCTTGTCGTTTTGACGTATGCGCTGACCGTATTTGGAACGTTCCTAACACGCTCGGGAATTGTGCAAAGTGTACACGCCTTCGCCTCAACCGATATCGGTTGGGTCTTTCTAGCCTACCTATCGGGTATAATACTCTTGGCGGTGGTTCTTGTGATCTATCGTCGTAAAGAGCTGCGCCCGGACCGCGCCATTGAGAGCTTCTTCTCTCGTGAGGCGGTCTTTCTGCTCAATAATCTAGTGCTCCTTAGTATCTGCTTTGCGGTGCTATGGGGGGTGATGTTTCCAGTTTTTTCAGAGGCCTTTACTGGAGAGAAGCAGACGGTCGGGATTCCGTTCTTTAACGCAGTTAACGTGCCACTCTTTCTTTCCCTTGTGTTTTTAATGGGTATTGGGCCAACGATCGCCTGGAAGCGCTCCTCGCTTAGTCATCTTCTGCGCGCCTTTACCCTGCCGTTTCTGGGCGGCTTTCTAGTGGCGATCGCCCTTGTATGGGCTGGTATTACAGAGTTCTATCCGGTGCTCTCGTACTCGCTCTGTTTCTTCGTTCTTATGACGATATTAGGTGAGCTGCAGCGGGGCTTAAGCGCTCAGGCCGGAGTTACTCAATCCTCAACCTGGTCACCAAGCACAGCCGCTACACTTTTTCGTAGACAAAGAATTAAGTACGGCGCGCACATAATTCATTTCGGTGTGCTTGTAATGACGGTTGCTATCACAGCTTCAATGGCGCACAAGATTGAGAGGGAGTTTACCTTGGGGCCAGGTGAGCGCTTTACCGTTGGACGGTTCTCGCTAGAGCTGCGCAATGTTCGCGAAGAGGAGCACGCAAATTACGGGGCGGTGCAGGCGCAGGTAATACTCCGCTCACTTAAGGATGATTCTATACTTGAGACCCTCCGCCCTGAATTGCGCTTCTATCCCAAAAACAAGGAAACCACGACGGAGGTGGCTCTCCGTATGGGACAACGTGAGGATGTGTACCTCGTGCTGGCCGGTATCGATGAATCGGGAACGAGGGCCTCTTTAAAGCTCTTTATTAATCCCCTGCAGGTATGGCTTTGGTATGGGGCTATACTTATGATTATCGGCGGTATAGTTGTTGCTGTTCCTGTGCCGCGCCAAGTAATGGCCAAGCAGAGAGAGAAGGAGAGGGGACTACAATCAATATGA
- a CDS encoding cytochrome c maturation protein CcmE gives MGRIFITLVSLFVVVGGVLVFQATRGTSSLVLLPSELVAKAAANDLPRIRIGGRVADPISYQTEPKIVLTFNITDPKGGDATVPVVYEGLKPDMFAAGRDVLIDGDFVGGSVLAAKLQTQCPSKYEPVVPGAMPESIDKEKQVG, from the coding sequence ATGGGTCGGATATTTATTACACTAGTTTCACTCTTTGTTGTTGTTGGCGGCGTTCTGGTCTTTCAGGCGACGCGCGGTACCAGCTCGCTGGTTCTCTTGCCCTCGGAGTTGGTGGCAAAGGCTGCGGCTAACGACCTGCCACGGATTCGGATCGGTGGGCGCGTTGCTGATCCGATTAGTTACCAGACAGAACCCAAAATTGTACTTACCTTTAATATCACAGATCCCAAGGGTGGCGACGCTACGGTGCCGGTAGTATACGAGGGGCTTAAGCCTGATATGTTCGCTGCTGGCAGGGATGTTCTGATCGATGGCGACTTTGTTGGGGGCTCTGTACTGGCCGCCAAGCTTCAGACCCAGTGCCCCTCAAAGTATGAGCCCGTTGTGCCCGGGGCTATGCCAGAAAGTATAGATAAAGAGAAGCAGGTAGGGTGA
- a CDS encoding RNA polymerase factor sigma-32, with translation MSKTRLKKRSQGAKVRSAGALVIEPATESSMPANMELIQEEEGELLEPSEVLPAQHELELADLASHSEGYARLEDEHEATDAVVPYSALNAYLAELRRFSPLSREDEHAAALDYYATKNKDAAYSLVSGSLWLVVKIAREYERVARNVLDLIQEGNIGLLEAVQNFDPYRGVRFPSYAVWWIRAYIIRYMIANWRLVKIGTTQAQRKLFFNLKKESDRLEREGIYPSSRLLAEKLNVRESDVIEMSQRLGSPDASVDAPLHEDSDSTLLSIIPSGGESIEESLSKRQLHEALTGSILEFEKGLTDKERTIFRGRVVNEEILTLQQLSDQLALSKERVRQIENKLRDKLKLFVSKQLGAELKEWIEVDKEGAK, from the coding sequence GTGTCAAAAACACGTTTAAAAAAAAGAAGCCAGGGGGCTAAGGTGAGGAGCGCCGGGGCCTTGGTTATTGAGCCTGCGACAGAGAGCAGCATGCCCGCCAATATGGAACTTATCCAAGAGGAGGAGGGGGAGTTACTGGAGCCAAGTGAGGTGTTACCTGCACAACATGAGCTGGAATTGGCCGATCTTGCTAGCCACTCTGAGGGGTATGCGCGCTTGGAGGATGAGCATGAGGCCACCGATGCCGTTGTTCCATATAGCGCGCTCAATGCGTACCTGGCTGAGTTGCGACGATTCTCCCCCCTTTCGAGGGAGGATGAGCACGCAGCGGCGCTCGATTACTATGCGACGAAGAATAAAGATGCTGCGTATTCGCTCGTATCGGGCTCTCTATGGCTCGTTGTTAAGATTGCTCGGGAGTATGAGAGGGTTGCAAGGAACGTTCTCGATCTTATTCAGGAGGGAAACATCGGACTGCTTGAGGCCGTCCAGAATTTTGACCCTTATAGAGGTGTGAGGTTCCCGTCATACGCCGTCTGGTGGATCCGTGCCTATATTATCCGCTACATGATCGCTAATTGGCGTCTTGTAAAGATCGGCACCACGCAGGCGCAGCGCAAGCTCTTCTTTAATCTTAAAAAAGAGAGTGATCGACTTGAGCGCGAGGGGATCTATCCCTCAAGCAGATTGCTCGCCGAAAAGCTTAACGTGCGTGAGTCTGATGTAATCGAGATGTCGCAGCGTTTAGGTAGCCCAGATGCCAGTGTCGATGCGCCCCTGCATGAGGACTCCGACTCAACGCTGCTCTCAATTATTCCAAGCGGTGGGGAGTCGATTGAAGAGTCACTTTCAAAAAGACAGCTGCACGAGGCTCTTACAGGATCGATCCTTGAATTCGAAAAGGGTCTGACCGACAAAGAGCGAACCATCTTTCGTGGACGGGTCGTTAATGAGGAGATCTTGACCCTGCAGCAGCTCTCCGATCAGCTCGCACTGAGTAAGGAGCGGGTCAGACAGATTGAGAACAAGCTGCGCGATAAGTTAAAGCTCTTCGTCTCTAAACAGCTCGGTGCTGAGCTTAAGGAGTGGATTGAGGTAGATAAGGAGGGGGCAAAGTAG